The Sinorhizobium fredii USDA 257 region GTCGGGTTGAACGCCGCCTTGAATCCATATCTGTTGAACATCGTCAGCTTGGCCTGATGAACGCAGTAGTCGATGGCTTGCAGGACGATTTCCGGCGCGAACGGCAAGGAGGCGACGACCGTCCAGGGCGCAAGCGTCCCGTCGTCGGGCCCATAAGGAACGCCGCGGCCGACATAGTCATAGAACTCGCGCTCGACGCCCTCTAGCTTGAGCGTCGCAGGGCCGGGACCCTCGCTAGCGGTTATCCCCCAGCAGCATTCTCGGTAGCCGTCGAACTTGCGCGGGTTGTCAATTGCATAGGCTCGCTGCACATGAGTCGCCCGGCGGCTGTTCTCGAAGTAGTCGAGGCCCTTTCCGCGCATGTAAGCGTCTTGAATCCCGCGAAAGTCGATCCAGACGTGGGACAATTGGTGCGTGAATAGCGGGCCCGCGTAGAGGTATTCATAGCCGTAGCAACTCTCCCACCGATATGTGGAGCTCCAGGCGGCGTAGCTCGATTCCTGGAGCGGATGGGTCGGCGATCCGAGCCCCAAGATGTAGAGAAGCAGCGCCTCGTTATAGCCCTCCCAGCGATACTTGAGAAAGCCGGTCTCCGGTGTCCAGCCGTGCGTCACCGTCGCTGCGCCATTCAGCGCCCACTGCCAATCCGTTCTCCGGTAGAGTGAGTCTGCGACCTCGCCTATTTCCCGTTCGCGATCTTCGGCCGCGTCGAAGTACGCCGCAGCCGACAAAGCCCCAGCCAGGAACAGGGCGGTGTCGATTGTCGACAGCTCGCATTGCCAGGCGCGACGCCCGGTCGCCATGTCGAGGAAGTGGTAGTAGAAACCTTTGTACCCAGTGGCATCGGGCTCCGGTCCCTGAGGACTGTGTAAGAAGAACCGGAGCGTGGCCAGCGTTCGCGCCACGGCGGCTGAGCGGCTCATCAGTCCGCGCTCCACGGCGACGGGGTAGCAGGCGAGCGCGAGACCTGTCGCGGCGATGCTCGATGGCCAGTTCAGGGCGGTCTTGTCGACAATCAGCCCGTTGGCGGGGTTCACTTCGCTGAGAAAGTAGTCAAACGTG contains the following coding sequences:
- a CDS encoding glucoamylase family protein — protein: MEAAGSMGELRQLQRDTFDYFLSEVNPANGLIVDKTALNWPSSIAATGLALACYPVAVERGLMSRSAAVARTLATLRFFLHSPQGPEPDATGYKGFYYHFLDMATGRRAWQCELSTIDTALFLAGALSAAAYFDAAEDREREIGEVADSLYRRTDWQWALNGAATVTHGWTPETGFLKYRWEGYNEALLLYILGLGSPTHPLQESSYAAWSSTYRWESCYGYEYLYAGPLFTHQLSHVWIDFRGIQDAYMRGKGLDYFENSRRATHVQRAYAIDNPRKFDGYRECCWGITASEGPGPATLKLEGVEREFYDYVGRGVPYGPDDGTLAPWTVVASLPFAPEIVLQAIDYCVHQAKLTMFNRYGFKAAFNPTHPGEPGNPYGWWVSSWHFGLNQGPIVLMIENHCSGLVWRLMRTCPYVVTGLRRAGFDGGWLNAQH